One genomic window of Candidatus Rokuibacteriota bacterium includes the following:
- a CDS encoding molybdopterin-dependent oxidoreductase, producing MSREQSSRGMDRRQFFRVVATTTATAAAAGCGPSTERLLPYVVPPENLVPGVASWFATVCRECPAGCGAIARNREGRVVKLDGNPDHPINAGTLCIRGQAALQGLYNPDRIRGPLLRDSSGTLKPIKWEEVEQLLTEKLAALVKAKQGGRIALVSQLEAGSLGRLMDEWTKALGVRPRIAYEPFAHESLRAASRIAFGREAIPQYAIEEATVLLSFGADFLETWLSPVGYARGYARMHAFKHGRAGTFVHIEPRLSLTASSADEWVRNAPGTEALLALALLRVIVDEGLQAPGVDVATLKAAVREVDVAAAAGQSGVPVETVTRLARDFARGKPSVAIGGGVAVSGENATELQLVLHLLNYAVGNIGRAVRFGPDSVFGRASAYREVLSLTQVMEKGEVGVLLLYRVNPLFTLPARAGFAAALKKVPFVVSFSDVLDETTTQAHLVLPDLHPLESWGDFSPQDGVYGLMQPTMGVVPGYEARAVGDVLLAVGRAVLGSPEGKGPFRWESFESYLKDRWRGLAKELAPRTPFDAFWEESLRRGGAWKSVAPVGVRLRTEAAKVAGAIPKLKGDGQGFVLLAYPSVRFYDGRGANKPWLQEAPDTMTQVSWDSWVEVPAQTAGALGIRQGDVVTLTSPHGSIELPAYVSESLHPGTVAVPIGQGHTAYGRYATDGIQFPSANPVAVFAGGGSETEAARPRGANPIVLLGAEPEAASGGLPWLSVRVTLAKTGRRRPLAVVQATANQDDRGVAQHVSLAAARELELRGAVPEKASLPSMYPDLKYPEHRWGMAVDVDACIGCQACVVACQAENNVAVVGKEQLAYGRGMHWLRVERWQEGKPSHPETLFLPMFCQHCEIAPCEPVCPVFAAYHTNEGLNAQIYNRCVGTRYCGNNCPYHVRRFNWFYNQFPEPLHLQLNPDVTVRQLGIMEKCTMCIQRIIAGKDAAKDAGRKVRDGDIVTACQQTCPTQAIVFGDLKEPQSRVAKLARSPRGYHVLEELGTRPAVTYLKKVTREPGKGRAPKTH from the coding sequence GTGAGCAGAGAGCAGTCGTCGCGCGGGATGGATCGTCGGCAGTTCTTCAGGGTCGTCGCCACGACCACCGCCACTGCCGCTGCTGCCGGGTGCGGTCCTTCGACCGAACGACTTCTCCCGTACGTGGTCCCGCCGGAGAACCTGGTCCCCGGCGTCGCCTCCTGGTTCGCCACGGTCTGCCGCGAGTGCCCGGCCGGGTGCGGTGCCATCGCCCGGAACCGTGAAGGGCGCGTCGTCAAGCTGGACGGTAATCCCGACCACCCGATCAACGCGGGGACGCTCTGCATCCGGGGCCAAGCGGCGCTCCAGGGGCTCTACAACCCCGATCGCATCCGCGGCCCCCTTCTCCGTGATTCCTCCGGGACGCTCAAGCCCATCAAGTGGGAGGAGGTGGAGCAACTCCTCACTGAGAAGCTCGCAGCCCTGGTGAAGGCCAAGCAGGGGGGGCGGATCGCGCTCGTGAGTCAGCTCGAGGCGGGCAGCCTGGGCCGGCTCATGGACGAGTGGACGAAAGCTCTCGGCGTCCGCCCGCGCATCGCCTACGAACCCTTTGCGCATGAATCCCTCCGCGCGGCGAGCCGGATCGCCTTTGGCCGGGAGGCGATCCCGCAGTACGCGATCGAGGAGGCGACGGTCCTCCTCTCGTTCGGTGCCGACTTCCTCGAGACCTGGCTCTCCCCGGTCGGGTACGCGCGCGGGTACGCCCGGATGCACGCGTTCAAGCACGGCAGGGCCGGGACCTTCGTCCACATCGAGCCTCGCCTCTCGCTGACCGCGTCCAGCGCCGACGAGTGGGTCCGGAACGCCCCCGGAACCGAGGCGCTCCTGGCGCTGGCGCTGCTCCGCGTGATCGTCGACGAAGGGCTTCAGGCGCCCGGCGTGGATGTGGCGACGCTGAAGGCCGCGGTCAGGGAGGTCGATGTCGCCGCCGCGGCGGGGCAGTCCGGCGTTCCGGTGGAGACGGTCACGCGCCTCGCCCGCGACTTCGCCAGGGGAAAGCCCAGCGTGGCAATCGGAGGCGGGGTGGCGGTGTCGGGCGAAAACGCGACCGAGCTTCAGCTGGTCCTCCACCTGCTCAACTACGCGGTCGGCAACATCGGGAGGGCGGTCCGCTTCGGTCCCGATTCGGTCTTCGGCAGGGCGAGCGCTTACCGGGAGGTCCTGAGCCTCACGCAGGTGATGGAGAAGGGCGAGGTCGGGGTCCTGCTCCTCTACCGCGTGAATCCTCTCTTCACGCTGCCGGCCCGGGCGGGCTTTGCCGCCGCGCTCAAGAAGGTCCCGTTCGTGGTCAGCTTCTCCGACGTCCTCGACGAGACCACGACCCAGGCCCATCTCGTGCTCCCCGATCTCCACCCGCTTGAGTCCTGGGGCGACTTCTCGCCTCAGGACGGGGTGTACGGGCTCATGCAGCCGACGATGGGAGTCGTGCCGGGCTACGAGGCGCGGGCGGTCGGCGACGTCCTGCTCGCCGTTGGACGCGCCGTTCTCGGTAGCCCCGAGGGCAAGGGGCCGTTCCGCTGGGAGAGCTTCGAGAGCTATCTGAAAGACCGGTGGCGTGGGCTGGCGAAGGAGCTGGCTCCACGCACGCCGTTCGACGCCTTCTGGGAGGAATCCCTCCGGCGGGGCGGCGCCTGGAAGAGCGTGGCCCCGGTGGGCGTCAGGCTCCGCACGGAGGCCGCCAAGGTGGCGGGAGCCATACCGAAGCTCAAAGGAGACGGGCAGGGGTTCGTCCTGCTCGCCTACCCATCGGTCCGCTTCTACGACGGCCGGGGCGCGAATAAGCCGTGGCTCCAGGAAGCGCCGGACACCATGACCCAGGTGTCGTGGGACTCGTGGGTGGAGGTGCCCGCTCAGACTGCGGGAGCACTCGGTATCCGGCAAGGCGACGTTGTCACGCTGACGTCCCCCCACGGGTCCATCGAGCTGCCCGCGTACGTTTCTGAGAGCCTCCATCCGGGAACGGTCGCGGTTCCGATCGGGCAGGGTCACACGGCCTACGGGCGTTATGCCACGGACGGCATCCAGTTCCCGAGCGCCAACCCCGTCGCGGTGTTTGCCGGGGGCGGGTCGGAGACGGAAGCCGCAAGACCCCGCGGCGCGAACCCCATCGTGCTCCTCGGGGCCGAGCCCGAAGCGGCCTCGGGAGGGCTTCCCTGGCTCTCGGTGCGCGTGACGCTCGCCAAGACGGGGCGGCGCCGGCCCCTGGCCGTCGTGCAGGCCACGGCGAACCAGGATGATCGTGGGGTGGCCCAGCACGTCAGCCTCGCCGCGGCCCGGGAGCTCGAGCTCCGGGGCGCCGTGCCGGAGAAGGCCAGCCTCCCCAGCATGTACCCGGACCTCAAATACCCCGAGCACCGCTGGGGGATGGCGGTCGACGTCGACGCCTGCATCGGATGCCAGGCGTGCGTCGTCGCCTGCCAGGCCGAGAACAACGTCGCCGTGGTCGGCAAGGAACAGCTCGCCTACGGCCGCGGAATGCACTGGCTCCGCGTCGAGCGCTGGCAGGAGGGCAAGCCAAGCCACCCCGAGACGCTCTTCCTCCCCATGTTCTGCCAGCACTGCGAGATCGCTCCGTGCGAGCCAGTCTGCCCGGTGTTCGCCGCCTACCACACGAACGAGGGGCTGAACGCCCAGATCTACAACCGCTGCGTGGGGACCCGGTACTGCGGCAACAACTGCCCCTACCACGTCAGGCGCTTCAACTGGTTCTACAACCAGTTCCCGGAGCCGCTCCACCTCCAGCTCAACCCGGACGTCACCGTGCGCCAGCTCGGGATCATGGAGAAGTGCACGATGTGCATCCAGCGGATCATCGCCGGCAAGGACGCGGCCAAAGACGCAGGGCGCAAAGTGCGCGACGGCGACATCGTCACCGCGTGCCAGCAGACCTGCCCGACCCAGGCGATCGTGTTCGGCGACCTCAAGGAGCCGCAAAGCCGGGTCGCCAAGCTGGCGCGGTCGCCGCGCGGCTACCACGTGCTCGAGGAGCTGGGGACGCGCCCCGCCGTCACCTACCTCAAGAAGGTCACCCGAGAGCCCGGGAAGGGCCGCGCTCCGAAGACCCACTGA
- a CDS encoding hydrogenase: MSDASQPTYADVNRDVLRTLGPPSNAYYGAMSLIGFLLATCLFTAWSWQVYVGIGAAGKRVPQMWALYITTFVFWIGIGHAGTLISAIL, from the coding sequence ATGAGCGACGCCAGTCAGCCCACCTACGCCGACGTCAACCGCGACGTCCTCCGCACCCTGGGGCCGCCGAGCAACGCCTACTACGGCGCGATGTCCCTGATCGGCTTCCTCCTGGCCACCTGTCTCTTCACGGCGTGGTCCTGGCAGGTCTATGTCGGCATCGGGGCGGCGGGAAAGCGCGTGCCGCAGATGTGGGCGCTCTACATCACGACCTTCGTGTTCTGGATCGGGATCGGCCACGCCGGGACGCTGATCTCCGCCATCCT
- a CDS encoding cytochrome c3 family protein produces MWTKAGVSVLGLVLLAILLFLSFASGRPQAGAAGPAQPIAFSHAIHAGQYQIDCQYCHSDARRSEYAGIPSVTRCMGCHKITAADRPEIKKLAEYLGKQEAIPWVRVYKVPEYVYFPHKPHIRADVACQTCHGPVQTMDVVAARTGQRLTNDLLNLIGFAPAAPPLTMGWCIECHTARKASLECSTCHH; encoded by the coding sequence ATGTGGACGAAGGCGGGCGTGAGTGTTCTGGGACTCGTCCTGCTCGCCATCCTCCTCTTCCTCAGCTTTGCATCCGGGCGCCCGCAGGCCGGCGCCGCCGGGCCGGCTCAGCCGATCGCCTTCAGCCACGCGATCCACGCCGGGCAGTATCAGATCGACTGCCAGTACTGTCACTCGGACGCCCGACGCTCCGAGTACGCCGGCATCCCGTCGGTCACGCGGTGCATGGGGTGTCACAAGATCACCGCCGCGGACAGGCCGGAGATCAAGAAGCTCGCCGAGTATCTTGGAAAGCAGGAAGCGATTCCGTGGGTTCGCGTGTACAAGGTGCCGGAGTACGTCTACTTCCCACACAAACCCCACATCCGGGCCGACGTGGCCTGCCAGACCTGTCACGGTCCGGTGCAGACGATGGACGTCGTCGCGGCCCGGACCGGGCAGCGCCTGACCAATGATCTCCTGAACCTGATCGGGTTCGCGCCGGCGGCGCCGCCGTTGACGATGGGCTGGTGCATCGAATGCCACACGGCCCGGAAGGCCAGCCTCGAGTGTTCCACCTGCCACCACTAA